Proteins co-encoded in one Acinetobacter lwoffii genomic window:
- a CDS encoding gamma carbonic anhydrase family protein: MSQNIRPYLDTTPEIDESCYIDPMGIVVGDVVLAENVSVWPFAVIRGDVNSIRIGKNSNVQDHAMLHVSHKKADKPEGSPLIIGEDVTIGHHVKLHGCTIGNRVLVGIGTIILDDVIVEDDVMIGAGSLVPPNKVLESGYLYVGSPVKKVRPLTDKEKAFLPYSAQNYVKVSGNYRSFK; the protein is encoded by the coding sequence ATGAGCCAAAATATTCGACCATATCTGGACACTACTCCAGAAATTGATGAATCGTGTTATATCGATCCGATGGGAATCGTGGTCGGCGATGTGGTCTTGGCTGAAAATGTCTCAGTCTGGCCTTTTGCCGTGATTCGTGGTGATGTCAATTCCATCCGGATTGGTAAAAATTCGAATGTTCAGGATCATGCTATGTTGCATGTCAGTCATAAAAAAGCCGATAAGCCTGAAGGTTCGCCTTTAATTATTGGTGAAGATGTCACCATTGGCCATCATGTCAAACTACATGGTTGTACCATTGGCAATCGTGTTTTGGTCGGTATTGGTACGATTATTCTGGATGATGTGATTGTTGAAGATGATGTCATGATTGGTGCAGGTTCGCTTGTTCCACCGAATAAGGTTTTGGAAAGTGGTTATTTGTATGTGGGCAGCCCTGTGAAAAAAGTGCGTCCGCTGACAGATAAGGAAAAAGCATTTTTGCCTTATTCAGCGCAGAATTATGTGAAGGTTTCGGGGAATTATAGATCTTTTAAATAA